The following is a genomic window from Amycolatopsis australiensis.
GGCCGGATAGCGGCGGCGGAAGACGCGGTCGCCGTCGGCCACCTCGATCACCAGCTCGGTGTCGCTCCGCTCGGCGATCAGCACCCGGGAACCGTCGGCGCGCAGCACCGCGACGAGCCGCCCGTCCGCGTCGTGCTCGAACTCGGTGCGCCTGCCGAGCGGATCGGTCCGCGAGAGCAGCACGTCGCGCGGCCCCCACTCGCGGCGGGTCACGCCGCCGAGCCGGTCGGTCAGCGCGATCGTGTTGCCGTCTTCGTCGAACTCGTACACCGTGTGCCGGCCGAAGGAGTCGGTCACGGTGGTGCGCCGCTCGGCGTAGGCGAGCGTGCAGTCGAGGTAGCCCTGGTCGCCGGCACCCCGCACGCAGCGGCCGTGCCGGTTGTAGACGTAGCGGTACCAGGCGCCGACGTGGTCGGTCCAGCCGGTGATCCGGCCCTCGGGGTCATGGGTGTAGCGGGCAGGCCGGGGCGAGGAGTTGGCGCGCAGGGCGAGGTGCCCGTGCGCGTCGTAGTCGTAACGGGCGACGAGGACGTCACCCGCTTCCGACAGCGCGCGGACGGCGCGGATCCGGCCGCCGGCGACGTCCACGGCGATCCGCGCGCCGCCGGAGTGCGTGAGCAGCACGGGCGCGCCGTCGGCGTCGTGGTCCAGCTCGACGTATCCGCCGCTCTCGGAGCGGATCTCCTTGAGCAGGTACAGGTCCGGGTTCCCGTCGGCCGCGGCGAACCGCCGCAGGGTACCGCGCGCGGGGTCCTCCAGGACGTACGCGGCCCCCTGCCCGTACAGCCGCCGCAGCGGACCGTGCGGGGCGGTGGCCGCGGTTCCCGGCGCGGGCACCGGGAACCGGAGGATCATGGCGTCGGCGCTGTAGTAGGTGACGGTGCCGTTCGCCACGGTCAAGCGCTCGTCCACCAGCGACGCCCAGGACGGCCCGAACCAGCGCCCGGCCCGGTAGGACGAAACGTGGTTGCGGACGATGAGCTGTCCCAGCGGACCGGGCACGACGAGGTCGCTTTCGGTGACCAGGACGTCGCCGGTCTGGACGTCGATCGGGTCGCCGCTGCCTTCCTTGCAGCCGGGTTCCTTGGTCTCGGCGGTGTTCCGGTCGGACCCCTTCGCTCCGCCGGAGCCCTTCGCGCCGGCGGACGTGGTCGAGTCGCCGCCCGGCGGGTCGTCGAGGCCGCGCGAAGCCGGCGGCGGGTCGTCCTTCGCCGGCGGCGGATCGGTCTTCGGCGGCGGGTCCGTCTTCGGCGGCGGGTCGCTCTTCGCACCCGAAGGCGTGGTGCCGCCGCCTTGCGGCGGCGGATCGGTCTTCGGCGGAGGTGCGTCCGGACCACCCTTGCCGCCGGGGCCGCCGAGGCCCTTCGGGTTGCCGTCGATGTCCGCGTGCTTCGGCGGTGGCGCGCTCTTGCCCGGCTTGATGTTCTTCAGCGCCTTCGCCGCGTCCGAGAACAGGTCACCGGCCCGCTTCAACAGCGGAATCAACGCCTGCAGCGCCTTGACCAGACGCTTGGTCAGGTCCGCGATCTTCGACGCCGTCTTCGCGACCGCGGCGATCACCTGCGGGACGACCCACGTCATCCCGATGCCGAGCGTGAAGACCACCTGCAACGCCCAGCTGATCAGGTGCCCGACCAGCTCGGCGATGATGTCGCGGACCAGCGCCCGCACCGCCGCGACGACCTCGCCCGCCGTCTTCACACCGCTGGACGCGCCCTCACAGCCCTTCTGGGCGGTCTCCAGCAGGGTGACGGTGTCCTGTGCGCGCTCCCGGTAGGCGTCGGCGGCGGTGCCGGTCCACGACGAGACGTCCGTTTCGACCATGCGCGTCAGGTCCTGGCCGATGCTGCCGAGTTCGGTGGCGACGTTCTTCCAGGTTTCCGACTGGGCGGCGATTTCGTCGACGTTGCCGGTCAGGCCGTCGAGGGCTGCTTTGAGCGGGCCGACGTGTTCGATCAGCCACCCGACGCCGGCGGCGAGGATCGCGCCGAACGGGTCCATCGCCATGGAAAGGGCGTCCAGCGCGGTGCCGACGGCGCCCATCGCGACCGAGGCCCAGTCCCCGCTCTCGATCGCCGACTTCAGGTCGTTCGCCGACTCGAGCAGCGAAACGCCCGAATACGCCGTGGTCGAGTCCTTGGTCTCCGCGACCAATGGATTGCTCATCCGCCCCCCGCCTCGGTCCCCGACCCCAGGTGCCCATCAAAACACACCTGACCGGGCGCGCCGCGAGGGACCGATGATCACGGGCCGGCCGGTGGTGCCGCGAGCTGCGCCGCTGCCCATGGTGATCGCCAAGACGTCGAGCACACCTCATCGGCAGATCAGCTCGACGCGTTCCGCCGCCATCCCGGCGGCGGTGTCGACGACCAGGTGGTCGCGGTCCCGCGGCTCGTACGCCCGTTCGGCGACGTCCCCACGCCGCCTTTCACCTCCGCGCTGACGCGCCGGTTCGGGCCCCGCCGCGGGTGTCGACGGAGACCACCGCGTCCGGCGGCGGCTCCACGACCGTGGTGCCGGTCAGCGCGCCGTCGCCGATGCGGGTGGCGTGGCCGGCGCAGGCCCGGGACGTCGGTCGAGGCGTTGCGCTCGCCCGCGGTGCCGGGTGCATCAGGAAGATCCGTATCTTGAGGGAGGCCGAGATGGTCACGCACCCGGATCGCCGGCCTGCGCACCGACGCGGCCCCGGACCGCGTCACGATCTGGAAGGACTCCGATGACCGACCTCTGGCACCAGCCGCTGCGGCACATCCGCGGCGCGGACCTGACCGGCGACACGAACCAGACGACCGGGATGACCCGCTTGGAGGCCATCTCCGGCAAGACCGTCGGCTCGTCCAAGGTCTGGATGGGCGAGACGCACGTCGCGCCGGTGACCAATTCGGGCGATCACCACCACGGCGAGGCGGAGACGGCGATCTACGTCAAGTCCGGCCACCCCGTGTTCGTCTTCGCCGACGGGGACGAGGAGGTCCGCATCGAGACCGGGCCCGGTGACTACATCTTCGTGCCGCCGTACGTGCCGCACCGCGAGGAGAACCCGGCCGACGAAGAGGCCGTCGTCATCATCGCGCGCAGCAGCCAGGAAGGCATCGTGGTCAACCTGCCGAGTCTCTGGTCCCCGGTCGACGTGCCCGAGGACTGAGGCGTCGAAGCTCGCGCACCGCATCGGTTTCGCCGGCCACGTGACGCCCGTGCTCGCGCTAGATGTTCATCACCACCCAGAACTCCACCCAGGCCGCGGCCGCGAGCAACGCACCCAAGCCCGCGCCGCAGAGGACCCGGCGTGTGTGTCGAGCAGCCGTTCCGGCCTGCTCGCGTTTCCTCGATCCCGTTTGGCTCATGCGGCCAGTCTGCGCGACCGAGCCCGGTTCGCCGTGGTTCGGCTCCCAGGCGGGCGACCCCACGCGGGGGACCCCGGAAGCATGGCGTTCCTCGCGCGAACCGGCGGCGGACGGCTAACTTCGCCACGAATACCAGCCGTGTTCACCAATGCGAGGGATCGATGACCGCCGAAACTCCCGCTGCGGCTGCGGTTCCGGAAGTTCTGCACGACCTTCTGTGCCGGGTACGCGTCCTCGGTGTGGCGGCCACGGTCGCGCCCGACGCCGGCCTGCCGCCGACGTTGATCACCGAGATCGAGCCCGCGGCACGCGCCGCCGCCCATGCCTTGGCGCAATGGGCGCCGGAAGCCTTGACGGCGCTCCGCCGCGCTGTCGATTCGGCCCGGACGGGCCGCTTCGCCGACAGTCACACCGAACTCCTGGTCGCGCACGGACATCTCACCGCCGCACTACGCGGCTGCGCTCGCCGGTGACGGCTTGATCACAACCGTGCCGCAGAAAGGCGTTCCATGGCACAAAAGGTTCTCGTGGAACTCGTCGACGACCTGGACGGCGGGGCCGCGACGCAGACGGTGCCGTTCGCGCTCGACGGGGTCTCGTACGAGATCGACTTGTCCGCTGAGAACGCCCAGGCGCTTCGCGACGAGTTCGCGCGGTACGTCGACGCCGGTCAGCGCACGGGCGGGCGCCGGAGGAAGCTCGCTCCCGGACAACCGGCGACGAGCAACGGCAGCGGCCCGAGGACCTCCGCGAGCCGCATGCGCAGCCGCCGAACGCGCGACTGGGCACAGGCCAACGGGTACGAGGTTTCCGAGCGGGGACGGATTCCCGACGAGGTTCGCACGGCTTTCGAAGCCGCGGAAGCGACCCGGACGCGACTGCCCGCCCAGGGATAGCGCCGGGAACTACCACGGGCGGGCGCCGCAGCAGGCTGCGGCGCCCGCCCGCATCGCGGCGCAGGTTCCTGCACCCGGGTCGCCGCCGCCGGCTCGCCGCGGACGAGCCGGACCGGCGCCCAGGGTCACTGCGCGACGCTGATCTGCGTGTCCAGCGCTTCGGCGCCTTGTGCTTTCTCGTTGCCGCTCGCGTCCTGCACGACCCGGTCCTTGCCGACCCCGAGCCCTTCGAGCGCGGACGTGATCGCTTCGGCCCGTTTCTCCGACAGCGTCTTCGCCTTTCCCGCGTCGGGGTAACCCGCATGGGTCGCGACGCTGATCTTCACGCTGTTGCCCTGCAAGGCCTTGGCGATCTGACCGAGAGCCTGCGTCGCCTGCGCGGGCAGGTCGGCCTTCTCCGGCGCGAAGGTGATCGGTGCCTGCTGCAGCGCCTGCTCGATCGACGCGCTCACCTGCCGGGCCGCGTCCCCGGCGCCCTGACCGGGCGGCTGCGGTGCGGCGGTCCCGCTGGACGAGCTGAGATCCGGGCCGGCCGATGCGCCCGAACCGGCCGTGCCGTCCGAGCCGCACGCCGTGACCAGGCACGCCACGATCGCCGCGCCCGCCGCCGTCTGGACAATGTTGCTGCGCATGAACTCCGAACTCCCTTTACGCGGTACTTCGCCGATTCGGCCGACGCCGGGATACCAGCACGGAGAATGGCCGGCGGCAACCACCACCGGCACCCCGCGACGCGATTCCCGGCGCGGGACGTCCGGGAACCCGCTGTGTCGCAACGGATCTCGCCGCCGGCTCACCCGGTCGGGGAAATGTGGCCGTCCACCCACCTGAGGGACCATCGTCACCCGCATTCCTGTCAGGCGAACGAAATACGGCGAACGCGGCAGGGTAACTCCGTCCGCACCGATCGCCCAGCCACGACGGCACTCTTCACCCACGCGCCCGGCTCGAGTTGCACGCCGGGGCCGGGCGGCTTTGATGAAGCCCGTCACCCGGCCTCGTAACCGGACAATGGAGAAGGAGTTCCCATGGGCATCGACTTCGACGACGTGAAGAACGCCGTGAGCGGCGAAAACGTCGATCAGGCCGCCGAATTCGCGAAATCCCGTTTCGGCGAGCACGCCGACAAGATCGACGCGGCCGCCGACAAGGCGAAGAGCTTTTTCGACCGCGGCCAGCCGGGCGAACGCGACACCGACAACACGCCGTCCGGCGAGTCCGACCACCGGCAGGGCAACGAATACGGAGGCCGCGAGGACGGCGGCTACGACCGGTCGCCGGGCACCGAATACGGCGGCAACCGGCAGCCGGGTGGCGACTACGGCCGGCACGCCACGGCCGAACACGACAATTCGTCCTTCGCGGAGGAACCCCGGGCCGAGGAAGCCGCCACCGGCGGCTACGGCGAATCCTCGTACGACACCGGCAATGCCGGGAGCGGCTACCGCGACTGAGCACGCTCCGCGGGCTCGGCGCCGGCATCCGGAAGCAAGGTGCACACCATTTGCCGGCCGACGCGTCATCGCCGCGTGTTTCCTCCGTCTCCAGAGTGCCGGGGTGACCCGGGCGGCCCTCCCCCCAACCCCTGGGCCACCCCGGCCTGCCACTCGTTCGAGTTCCCCCGCGGCGGGGGATTCCTGCGAAGAATCTTCACCGAGCTGCCGGAGAATGGATCGTCTTGGGGCAAGATGCGCCCATGAAGGAATCGACCACGTCCCTGGCAACGCGCGGGGACCTGGGACCGACCCCCGATCTATGACACCCTCGCCGTGTTGCTGCGGACACAGCGGTACGCCGCGCCGCCGGCAGAGCAGCCGCCGGCAACGTCGGCGACGCACGAGGAGTGCCGGGCGCCCGAGCAGTCGAATCCCGAGTAGCCGCGGACTGGCGGCGCGCCACCGTCGACGCC
Proteins encoded in this region:
- a CDS encoding cupin domain-containing protein; translated protein: MTDLWHQPLRHIRGADLTGDTNQTTGMTRLEAISGKTVGSSKVWMGETHVAPVTNSGDHHHGEAETAIYVKSGHPVFVFADGDEEVRIETGPGDYIFVPPYVPHREENPADEEAVVIIARSSQEGIVVNLPSLWSPVDVPED
- a CDS encoding histone-like nucleoid-structuring protein Lsr2, producing MAQKVLVELVDDLDGGAATQTVPFALDGVSYEIDLSAENAQALRDEFARYVDAGQRTGGRRRKLAPGQPATSNGSGPRTSASRMRSRRTRDWAQANGYEVSERGRIPDEVRTAFEAAEATRTRLPAQG
- a CDS encoding OmpA family protein, producing the protein MRSNIVQTAAGAAIVACLVTACGSDGTAGSGASAGPDLSSSSGTAAPQPPGQGAGDAARQVSASIEQALQQAPITFAPEKADLPAQATQALGQIAKALQGNSVKISVATHAGYPDAGKAKTLSEKRAEAITSALEGLGVGKDRVVQDASGNEKAQGAEALDTQISVAQ
- a CDS encoding antitoxin — its product is MGIDFDDVKNAVSGENVDQAAEFAKSRFGEHADKIDAAADKAKSFFDRGQPGERDTDNTPSGESDHRQGNEYGGREDGGYDRSPGTEYGGNRQPGGDYGRHATAEHDNSSFAEEPRAEEAATGGYGESSYDTGNAGSGYRD